A genomic window from Bacteroidales bacterium includes:
- a CDS encoding glycosyltransferase family 39 protein, whose amino-acid sequence MKLSIPKNPFIFFLPLLVLYLFIVFFLHSDTHYGDENRYLIFANNLLNGIYSPPPPDIDLSNGPGYPILMMPFLALNLPLITISLFNAVLYYLSVVLLFISLKRSVNIKLALAFSLFWGFYINALEFLPVMLSEILILFLSVLFLLLMLHAFSKGDKPKQRINLIAAGVVLGAIILTKTIFGYVLLVMIVGNIFLLIFNWRIRMYQKSMMILMIGFIVSLPFLIYSYSLTNRVFYWSSVGGNNLYWMSTPHENEYGSWMSFEKKDLDTLNLHSQVKPHYFSEFSSLHYSNMLEIFKKHGVEQDDAYRDAAIQNIKNHPVKYLKNCYSNLSRILFNFPYSYKLQSPDTLLRIPFNGLLVMLMLLSLIPTLKNWINVENPIKFLLIFSLIYLGGSILASAETRMFSVVVPFFIYWVATILSKTIKFNFKIEEGTSQ is encoded by the coding sequence ATGAAGCTTTCTATTCCCAAAAACCCATTTATCTTCTTTCTGCCGCTTTTGGTGTTATACCTTTTTATTGTTTTTTTTCTACACTCTGATACTCATTATGGGGATGAGAATCGTTACCTGATATTTGCAAATAACTTACTGAATGGTATTTATTCGCCACCTCCCCCAGATATCGACCTGAGTAATGGCCCTGGATATCCAATATTAATGATGCCTTTCCTTGCCCTGAATTTGCCATTGATAACGATATCATTATTCAATGCCGTTCTCTACTATCTTTCTGTTGTACTGCTATTTATCTCATTAAAAAGATCAGTCAACATAAAATTAGCGCTTGCTTTTAGTTTATTCTGGGGATTCTATATAAATGCGCTTGAATTTCTTCCCGTAATGCTCTCTGAGATATTGATTCTATTCTTAAGCGTACTTTTTTTATTGCTCATGCTTCATGCATTTTCAAAAGGAGATAAACCTAAACAAAGAATTAACTTAATAGCGGCAGGAGTTGTTTTGGGAGCCATAATACTTACCAAAACAATTTTTGGCTATGTATTGCTAGTCATGATAGTGGGAAATATTTTCTTATTGATATTCAATTGGAGAATTCGAATGTACCAGAAAAGTATGATGATCCTAATGATTGGATTTATTGTTTCATTACCCTTTCTCATATATTCTTATTCATTGACGAATCGTGTCTTCTATTGGAGCTCAGTTGGAGGAAATAATTTATACTGGATGTCAACTCCTCATGAGAATGAGTACGGGAGCTGGATGTCCTTTGAAAAGAAAGATTTGGATACTTTAAATCTGCATAGTCAAGTAAAACCTCATTATTTTTCAGAATTCTCCAGTCTTCATTATAGCAATATGCTGGAAATATTTAAGAAACATGGTGTTGAGCAGGATGATGCATATAGGGATGCAGCTATTCAAAACATAAAAAATCATCCTGTTAAATACTTAAAAAATTGTTATAGCAATCTCAGCAGAATCCTTTTTAACTTTCCCTATTCATATAAGCTTCAATCCCCTGATACTTTGCTGCGAATTCCTTTTAACGGATTGTTAGTAATGCTAATGCTTTTGAGTCTGATTCCAACACTTAAAAATTGGATAAATGTTGAGAATCCCATCAAATTTTTACTAATATTCTCCTTGATTTACCTGGGTGGAAGCATACTGGCGAGTGCAGAAACCAGGATGTTCTCTGTTGTTGTACCTTTCTTTATTTATTGGGTAGCAACCATCTTATCAAAAACAATTAAGTTCAATTTTAAAATTGAAGAAGGAACAAGTCAATAG
- a CDS encoding cadherin domain-containing protein, whose protein sequence is MKVIIIFMLSVILNHSFLLGAKYYTSPSGNDNNSGTINSPFFTLNKAWTKVYAGDTIYVRGGTYNYVAEQILQNKSGTSANMIKIWSYLTERPVFNFGSASSSGTLIGLRTGTANYIHIKGIRVTNLPQVVNCNVGMMLASGTNNCIIENCEFDHVGGYGFTISSNCDNNLILNCDSHHNEDPLSTIPYDGSNGFGMTNNTTSDNNIFRGCRSWFNSDDGFDFFGTNTYIELDNCWSFLNGYSPTNMTHTGNGCGFKMGPNTNGILTTYLRKLTDCMAYDNYMNGFEENFSSNGLNHFPSILYNCTAFRNGNYGFNYSKFNDAHILKNNLSYLNIVNYAINTSSIVQNNSWNGTVTVSNSDFISIDTIGMSGPRQADGSLPVLNFLHLASGSDLIDAGVNVGLPYIGSAPDICTFEYSGSTNQAPVITNQTFSINENSVNGTTVGTVIAYDPDAGQILTYAILSGNTNNAFAINSTTGIITVANSVALNYESTPSFTMVVKVQDNGNSILSSQATVTINLININEPPVITNQSFSINENSVNGASVGTVVASDPDAGQTKTFSILSGNTNTSFSINSTTGLITVANSAALNFESTPSYALVVKVQDNGTGNLSSQATVTILLINVNEPPAISNQSFSINENSTNGATVGTVSASDVDAGQTLTYSILSGNTNTAFAINSATGIITVANSAALNFESTPSYALVVKVQDNGTGNLSNQATVTINLININEPPVVSNQSFSVTSGSANGTSVGTVAASDPDAGQVLTYSIISGNTSNGFIINSSTGLITINNATVVNYTTNPLFSLLIKVQDNGTGNLYDDAIITINVVQAGNLPPVITNQNFNLNENAPNGATVGTVVASDPNSGQTLTYSILSGNADNAFTINALSGVLSVANSASINFESLAVFNLIIKVQDNGTGNLSSQATITVNILNLNELPVIANQAFSTNENSANGTTVGTVIATDPDAGQTLNFTILSGNSNTAFSISSTTGIITVANSSALNFETSPSFALVVKVQDNGAGNLSSQATVTITLLNINEPPVITNQSFSINENSANGTAVGTVIASDPDAGQTKTFSILSGNTNTAFAISSTTGIITVANSAALNFESTPSFALVIKVQDNGTGNLSSQATVTINLININEPPVIINQSFSISENSSNGTTVGTVIATDPDAGQTKTFSILSGNTNTAFAISSTTGIITVANSAALNFESTPSFALVIKVQDNGAGSLSSQATVTITLININEPPVITNQSFSINENSVNGTTVGTVIATDPDAGQTKTFSILSGNTNSTFVINSLSGVISVANSSALNFEATPSYDLIVKVQDNGTGNLSSQATVMINLININEPPVVNNQTFTVTSGSANGTSVGIVAASDPDAGQILTYSIISGNTSSAFIINSSSGQITVNNAIVVNYTTNPVFSLLIKVQDNGTGNLYDDATITINVLQAGNMPPVITNQTFNLNENAPNGSTVGAVVASDPNAGQTLTYSILSGNTNNAFIINAISGVLSVANSTAINFESITAFNLIIKVQDNGTGNLSSQATITVNILNLNEVPLITNQAFSINENSSNGVSVGMVIATDPDAGQLLTYSILSGNTNGAFAINSATGVIIVTNSGALNFETIPSFALVVKVLDNGTGNLSSQATVTITLLNINEQPVISNQSFSINENSANGTTVGTVIATDPDAGQTLTYSILSGNTGGAFAINSTNGNLIVTNSTILNYEVTPFITIAVKVQDNGTGNLYNQGSITININNINEQPILSNQIFNVYQFTANGSSLGTVLATDPDAGQALTYSIIAGNVNNGFGINPVSGVLFVNNSSALNPGTTPVFYLTIQVMDNGYGNLTNSAVSTINILATGNQPPVITNQSFTLNENSANGTIVGTVIASDPNVGQSITYSIISGNTNGAFAINTSSGQLVVSNSASINFELIPTFSLIVKVQDNGTGSLSSQATITINISNLNEPPIISNQIFSVSENSSNGTIVGTVVASDPDAGQSLTYTILSGNTSGAFAINSANGTLIVANSAALNYELITSFVLVIKVQDNGVGLLSSQANATVNLLNVNDSPNINNQAFAIEENSMNGTTIGTVEAQDQDVSQLLTYQIISGNPGGAFYINNATGKLLVSNSSVLDFENQSTFQITISVSDNGNPNSSSQATITINLIDIEDVLFTAPTVYSNGSLNNYLTNGGSSHFEDSLTMQNHDNGDTKIEWSIYPNPSGGIINVEIPGLQAEWILINIFNVEGKTVYVHKMDNVNKEVLDLGQLPSGTYYMLIQSEDKKSSKKFIIR, encoded by the coding sequence ATGAAAGTTATTATAATTTTCATGCTATCAGTCATATTAAATCATAGTTTTCTACTAGGTGCTAAATATTATACTTCACCATCAGGGAATGATAATAACAGTGGCACTATAAATTCACCTTTTTTTACATTAAACAAGGCCTGGACAAAAGTATATGCAGGGGATACGATTTATGTCAGAGGGGGAACGTATAATTACGTTGCTGAACAAATTCTTCAGAATAAGAGTGGAACCTCTGCAAATATGATTAAAATCTGGTCCTATTTGACTGAGAGACCAGTTTTTAATTTTGGTTCGGCTAGCTCATCCGGAACCTTAATTGGATTAAGAACCGGTACTGCAAATTATATTCACATTAAGGGGATAAGAGTTACTAATTTACCACAGGTCGTCAATTGTAATGTGGGAATGATGTTAGCTTCCGGAACGAATAATTGTATTATTGAAAATTGCGAATTTGATCATGTCGGGGGCTATGGATTTACAATTTCCAGCAATTGCGACAATAACCTGATTTTGAATTGTGATTCTCATCACAATGAAGACCCACTTTCTACAATACCATATGATGGTTCTAATGGATTTGGAATGACAAACAACACCACTTCTGACAATAATATTTTTAGAGGGTGCAGATCATGGTTCAATAGTGATGATGGTTTTGATTTCTTCGGTACTAATACTTATATTGAATTAGATAATTGTTGGTCCTTTTTGAATGGCTATTCACCCACAAATATGACACATACTGGCAATGGTTGTGGATTTAAAATGGGCCCAAATACAAATGGTATACTTACTACATATTTGAGAAAACTGACAGACTGCATGGCTTATGACAATTATATGAACGGCTTTGAGGAAAATTTTAGCAGTAATGGATTAAATCATTTCCCAAGTATTCTATATAATTGCACTGCATTCAGGAATGGTAATTATGGATTTAACTATTCTAAATTCAATGATGCTCACATTCTGAAGAATAACCTTAGTTACCTGAATATTGTAAATTATGCAATAAATACATCCTCAATTGTTCAAAACAATAGCTGGAATGGTACTGTGACAGTTAGTAATTCAGATTTTATTAGTATTGATACTATTGGTATGTCTGGACCCAGGCAGGCTGATGGGAGTTTACCCGTTCTTAATTTTTTACACTTAGCTTCCGGATCAGATTTAATTGATGCTGGAGTAAATGTTGGATTACCATATATTGGAAGTGCACCTGATATTTGCACTTTTGAATATTCAGGTTCAACAAATCAAGCTCCGGTCATCACAAACCAGACTTTCTCTATAAATGAAAATTCAGTAAATGGAACTACCGTTGGAACAGTAATCGCATATGATCCAGATGCAGGTCAAATACTTACTTACGCTATTCTATCAGGTAACACTAATAATGCTTTTGCCATCAACTCCACCACTGGTATTATCACTGTTGCTAACTCTGTCGCTCTAAACTATGAATCCACGCCTTCATTTACGATGGTTGTGAAAGTTCAGGATAACGGAAATAGCATTCTCAGTAGTCAGGCTACTGTCACAATCAATCTTATAAATATTAATGAACCACCAGTTATCACTAACCAATCCTTCTCCATCAATGAGAATTCAGTCAACGGAGCCAGTGTTGGAACGGTTGTAGCTTCTGATCCTGATGCAGGTCAAACTAAAACGTTTTCCATTCTTTCAGGAAATACCAATACTTCTTTTTCTATCAACTCCACAACTGGTCTTATTACTGTTGCAAACTCTGCAGCACTCAACTTTGAATCAACACCATCTTACGCTTTAGTAGTAAAAGTTCAGGATAATGGCACCGGTAATCTCAGCAGCCAGGCAACAGTCACAATTTTGCTCATTAATGTCAATGAACCTCCTGCTATTAGTAACCAATCCTTCTCCATCAATGAAAATTCAACTAACGGAGCAACGGTTGGAACAGTAAGTGCATCTGATGTGGACGCTGGTCAGACTTTAACATATTCTATTCTTTCAGGCAACACTAATACTGCTTTTGCCATCAACTCTGCAACAGGTATTATTACTGTTGCAAACTCTGCAGCACTCAACTTTGAATCCACACCATCTTACGCTTTGGTAGTGAAAGTCCAGGATAATGGCACTGGCAATCTGAGTAACCAGGCCACTGTAACCATAAATCTTATAAATATCAATGAACCTCCTGTTGTAAGCAATCAATCTTTTAGTGTGACTTCAGGTTCTGCAAATGGCACATCAGTGGGAACGGTTGCTGCGTCTGATCCCGATGCCGGCCAGGTTTTAACCTATTCAATTATATCAGGTAATACCAGTAATGGATTTATTATTAATTCCTCGACCGGACTTATTACAATTAATAACGCAACAGTTGTCAATTATACAACCAATCCACTTTTCAGTCTGTTGATTAAAGTACAGGATAATGGAACAGGAAACCTGTATGATGATGCAATTATCACAATTAATGTTGTGCAAGCTGGAAACTTGCCTCCTGTTATTACCAATCAAAACTTTAACCTGAATGAGAATGCACCTAACGGAGCTACAGTAGGCACTGTTGTTGCATCAGATCCTAATTCAGGTCAGACTCTCACATATTCAATTCTTTCAGGAAATGCAGACAACGCTTTTACTATCAACGCTTTATCTGGAGTGCTGAGTGTAGCTAACTCTGCTTCAATAAACTTTGAATCACTCGCTGTTTTTAACCTGATCATTAAAGTTCAAGACAACGGCACTGGCAATCTTAGCAGCCAGGCTACAATCACAGTGAATATTCTTAATCTAAATGAGCTACCTGTAATCGCAAATCAGGCTTTTTCTACTAATGAGAATTCAGCAAACGGAACTACTGTTGGAACAGTAATTGCCACTGATCCAGATGCTGGTCAAACATTAAATTTCACAATTCTTTCAGGCAATTCCAATACTGCATTTTCCATCAGTTCCACTACAGGTATTATCACAGTTGCTAACTCCTCAGCACTCAACTTTGAAACTTCACCATCATTTGCTTTGGTTGTGAAAGTTCAGGATAATGGTGCTGGCAATCTGAGCAGCCAGGCCACAGTCACAATCACTCTCCTAAATATCAATGAACCTCCGGTTATCACTAACCAATCCTTCTCAATCAATGAGAATTCAGCCAATGGAACTGCAGTTGGAACAGTCATTGCTTCTGATCCGGATGCAGGTCAAACCAAAACATTTTCCATTCTTTCAGGAAATACCAATACTGCTTTTGCCATCAGTTCTACCACAGGAATTATCACTGTTGCCAACTCTGCAGCACTCAACTTTGAATCTACACCGTCTTTTGCATTGGTTATTAAAGTTCAGGATAATGGCACTGGCAATCTAAGCAGTCAGGCTACAGTCACTATCAATCTTATAAATATTAATGAGCCACCGGTTATCATTAACCAATCCTTCTCTATCAGCGAAAACTCTTCCAATGGAACTACTGTAGGAACAGTTATTGCCACTGATCCGGATGCAGGTCAAACCAAAACATTTTCCATTCTTTCCGGAAATACCAATACTGCTTTTGCCATCAGTTCTACAACAGGAATTATCACTGTTGCCAACTCTGCAGCACTCAACTTTGAATCTACGCCGTCTTTTGCATTGGTTATTAAAGTTCAGGATAATGGCGCTGGAAGTCTAAGCAGTCAGGCTACAGTCACAATCACTTTAATAAACATTAATGAACCACCGGTTATCACTAACCAATCCTTCTCAATAAATGAGAATTCTGTCAACGGAACTACTGTTGGTACAGTAATTGCCACTGATCCGGATGCAGGTCAAACCAAAACATTTTCCATTCTTTCAGGAAACACAAACAGTACTTTTGTAATAAACTCTCTATCAGGTGTTATATCTGTTGCTAACTCTTCTGCATTAAACTTTGAAGCTACTCCTTCTTATGATTTGATTGTGAAAGTCCAGGATAATGGCACTGGCAATCTGAGTAGTCAGGCTACTGTAATGATTAACCTCATAAATATTAATGAACCGCCTGTTGTAAACAATCAAACTTTTACTGTTACTTCAGGATCAGCTAATGGCACATCTGTTGGAATAGTTGCTGCATCTGATCCAGATGCCGGTCAAATTTTAACCTATTCAATTATATCTGGTAATACCAGCAGTGCTTTTATCATCAATTCCTCCTCCGGACAAATAACTGTTAATAACGCAATTGTTGTAAACTATACTACGAATCCCGTTTTCAGTCTGTTGATTAAAGTTCAGGATAACGGTACGGGCAACCTTTATGATGATGCCACCATCACTATCAATGTTTTGCAGGCTGGAAACATGCCTCCTGTTATTACAAATCAGACCTTTAACCTGAATGAGAATGCACCCAATGGAAGTACAGTAGGCGCAGTAGTAGCTTCTGATCCTAATGCCGGACAGACTCTCACATATTCAATTCTATCAGGAAACACAAACAATGCTTTCATTATTAATGCTATATCCGGCGTACTTAGTGTTGCCAACTCAACTGCCATAAACTTTGAGTCCATTACAGCTTTTAACCTAATCATTAAAGTTCAGGACAACGGTACCGGCAATCTTAGTAGTCAGGCTACAATCACCGTAAATATTCTTAACCTAAATGAGGTACCTTTAATCACAAATCAGGCTTTTTCTATTAATGAGAATTCGTCTAATGGGGTATCAGTAGGAATGGTGATTGCAACTGATCCTGACGCAGGGCAATTGCTCACATATTCGATTCTATCTGGTAATACAAATGGAGCTTTTGCCATTAATTCTGCCACAGGTGTTATTATTGTTACAAATTCGGGAGCCTTAAATTTCGAGACTATTCCATCATTTGCCTTAGTAGTAAAAGTACTTGATAATGGCACTGGCAATCTAAGCAGTCAGGCTACAGTCACAATTACTCTATTAAATATTAATGAACAGCCGGTTATTAGTAACCAATCCTTTTCCATCAATGAGAATTCAGCCAACGGAACAACTGTTGGGACTGTAATTGCCACTGATCCTGATGCTGGTCAAACCCTAACTTATTCCATCCTTTCAGGTAATACCGGAGGTGCTTTTGCAATTAATTCTACGAATGGGAATCTGATTGTTACCAACTCCACTATTTTAAATTATGAGGTCACTCCTTTTATTACAATAGCAGTAAAAGTTCAGGACAATGGCACAGGTAACCTATATAATCAAGGAAGCATAACTATTAACATTAATAATATTAATGAACAGCCCATTCTCAGTAATCAGATTTTCAATGTATATCAATTTACTGCAAATGGTTCTTCTTTAGGTACCGTTCTGGCAACAGATCCTGATGCAGGGCAAGCACTCACATATTCCATCATTGCAGGAAATGTGAATAATGGATTTGGTATAAACCCAGTTTCAGGAGTTTTATTTGTGAATAATTCTTCTGCTCTAAATCCTGGTACGACACCCGTATTTTATCTTACTATTCAAGTTATGGATAATGGATACGGCAATTTAACAAATTCAGCAGTCTCTACAATAAATATCCTTGCAACCGGTAACCAACCTCCTGTTATTACCAACCAATCCTTTACCTTAAATGAAAATTCTGCAAATGGGACTATTGTAGGTACTGTTATTGCTTCTGACCCTAATGTCGGACAGTCCATCACATATTCCATTATTTCGGGGAATACGAATGGGGCTTTTGCAATTAATACCAGTTCAGGTCAATTAGTTGTATCTAATTCAGCTTCTATAAATTTTGAACTTATTCCCACTTTTTCTTTGATTGTAAAAGTTCAGGATAATGGTACTGGAAGCTTAAGCAGTCAGGCCACGATTACTATAAATATCTCAAATCTTAATGAACCACCGATAATAAGCAACCAGATTTTTTCAGTCAGTGAGAATTCGTCAAATGGAACAATAGTCGGCACAGTAGTTGCATCAGATCCAGATGCCGGTCAGTCATTAACATATACTATTCTTTCAGGAAACACGAGTGGTGCTTTTGCAATAAATTCTGCAAATGGAACACTTATCGTAGCTAATAGTGCAGCTCTCAATTATGAACTCATAACATCATTTGTACTTGTTATAAAAGTTCAGGATAATGGTGTGGGTTTATTGTCCAGCCAAGCTAATGCAACTGTCAATCTTCTTAATGTGAATGATTCTCCAAATATTAACAATCAGGCATTTGCAATAGAAGAAAATTCCATGAATGGAACAACAATTGGCACAGTGGAGGCTCAGGATCAGGATGTAAGCCAGTTATTGACTTATCAAATTATATCAGGAAATCCTGGAGGAGCGTTCTATATTAATAATGCAACAGGAAAACTTCTTGTATCCAACTCTTCTGTTCTGGATTTCGAAAATCAGTCAACTTTTCAGATAACTATTTCTGTGTCAGATAATGGAAATCCTAATAGTTCGAGCCAAGCTACAATAACTATTAATTTAATTGATATTGAAGACGTATTATTTACAGCACCAACTGTATATTCAAATGGTAGTTTAAACAATTATTTAACAAATGGTGGAAGTAGTCATTTTGAAGATAGTCTCACAATGCAGAATCATGATAATGGGGACACAAAGATAGAATGGTCAATATATCCAAATCCAAGTGGTGGAATTATTAACGTTGAAATCCCTGGATTGCAGGCAGAATGGATATTAATTAATATTTTTAATGTTGAAGGAAAAACTGTTTATGTGCATAAAATGGACAATGTGAACAAGGAAGTTTTAGATTTAGGACAACTTCCTTCAGGAACTTATTATATGCTTATTCAATCAGAGGATAAGAAATCATCTAAGAAATTCATTATCAGGTAA
- a CDS encoding exopolysaccharide biosynthesis polyprenyl glycosylphosphotransferase, producing MIEDEVQNIIHACEEVGVAFRLHSQLLTMATSRPDLNHFDGIPFISYKNAPSNQYALSWKYIMDFVISCVVVTLWMPFMILIAVMIKFSSKGPVIFKQKRVGLHGREFFIYKFRTMMQDAEKMQMKIMDQNEMTGPVFKIKNDPRITNVGKFLRKTSLDELPQFFNVIKGDMSLVGPRPPIMSEVKQYKSWQLRRLSMRPGITCIWQTMPKRNSISFEEWMRMDLQYIDNWSLETDLLLTVKTIKSVLMGSGQ from the coding sequence ATCATTGAAGATGAAGTACAAAACATAATTCACGCCTGTGAAGAAGTTGGTGTAGCTTTTCGCCTGCATTCACAACTATTGACTATGGCTACTTCTCGACCTGATTTGAACCATTTTGATGGCATTCCTTTTATTTCATATAAAAATGCACCATCAAACCAATACGCACTGAGTTGGAAGTACATAATGGATTTTGTTATTTCATGTGTTGTCGTAACATTATGGATGCCTTTTATGATACTGATCGCTGTTATGATTAAGTTTTCGTCAAAAGGACCAGTGATATTCAAACAAAAAAGGGTTGGACTTCATGGGCGTGAATTCTTTATCTACAAATTCAGGACAATGATGCAAGATGCAGAGAAGATGCAGATGAAGATAATGGATCAAAATGAGATGACAGGTCCTGTATTCAAAATCAAAAATGACCCAAGAATTACTAACGTAGGGAAATTCCTAAGAAAAACCAGTCTGGACGAACTGCCTCAATTCTTTAATGTCATTAAAGGTGATATGTCTTTGGTTGGTCCTCGCCCACCAATCATGAGTGAGGTCAAACAGTACAAATCATGGCAGCTTCGTCGTTTATCAATGAGACCTGGTATCACTTGTATCTGGCAAACTATGCCAAAAAGAAATAGCATATCATTCGAAGAATGGATGAGAATGGACTTACAATATATCGATAATTGGTCGCTTGAAACAGATTTACTGCTAACTGTTAAAACTATCAAATCTGTATTAATGGGCTCTGGGCAATAA
- a CDS encoding response regulator has product MRSYYAIIVEDEKNVREALLELLTQNCPQIKVCGMAGSAGEARVLLKKNQVDFIFLDIAMPNEDGFVFLNSIPKEKYGVIFTTAYHEFVLRALRANAVDYLLKPIDSGELREAVC; this is encoded by the coding sequence ATGAGAAGCTATTATGCAATTATTGTTGAAGATGAAAAAAATGTCCGTGAGGCGTTGTTGGAATTATTAACTCAGAATTGCCCTCAAATTAAAGTATGCGGGATGGCTGGTTCAGCCGGGGAGGCGCGTGTTTTATTAAAAAAAAATCAAGTAGATTTCATTTTTCTTGACATAGCGATGCCCAATGAAGATGGTTTTGTTTTTCTAAATTCTATTCCTAAGGAAAAGTACGGTGTTATTTTTACAACAGCTTATCATGAATTCGTTCTAAGAGCATTACGAGCAAATGCAGTGGATTATTTATTAAAGCCAATTGATTCTGGTGAACTGCGTGAAGCTGTTTGCTAA